From the genome of Paracidovorax avenae:
ACCCCGGACGACTTCGACTTCGTCTTCGACACCAACGTGCGCGGCGCCTTCTTCGTCGCGCAGGAGGTCGGCAAGCGCATGCTGGCGCGCTCGCGCGGCGCCGCGCCGGGCAGCTTCACGGGCGGGCGCATCATCAACATCGCCTCCATGGCAGGCCTCAAGGTGCTGCCGCAGATCGGCGCCTACAGCATGAGCAAGGCAGCCGTGGTGCACATGACCCGCGCCATGGCCCTGGAATGGGGGCGCTTCGGCATCAACGTGAACGCGATCTGCCCGGGCTACATCGATACGGAGATCAACCACCACCACTGGCAGACCGAGCAGGGCCGCAAGCTCGTGGACATGCTGCCGCGCAAGCGCGTGGGCGAACCGCGCGACCTGGACGCGCTCATCGTCATGCTGGCCAGCGACCAGAGCCATTTCGTGAACGGGGCGGTGATCGCGGCCGACGACGGTTTCGGCGCCTGATGCTGGCCGGCATCCTCGCGGGGCTCGCCGCGGGCGCGCTCTGGGGGCTGGTCTTCATCGCGCCGCGCCTCGCATCGGGGTTCGCGTCCGTGGACCTCACGGCCGGCCGGTTCGTCGCCTATGGCGCGGTCGCCGCGGGCATGGTGCTCTGGGGCGCGGCCCGCCGCCAGGCCGGCCAGCCGCGGCGCCTGCCCACCCTGCGGCAGGCCGGCGCCGCGCTCTGGCTGAGCATCCTGGGATTCACGGGCTACTACCTGCTGCTGGTGCTGGCGATCCGCGATGCCGGCGCGCCGTTGCCGGCCCTCATCATCGGCACGATCCCCGTCTGGGTCATGGTGCTGGGCAAGCCCCGCGGCCTGCGCTGGGGCGCGCTGGCACCGGGCCTGTTGCTCACCATCGCAGGGATCGTGCTGATGGCCTGGGCACCGCACGGCGGGGAGGCGGGGCAGGGCGCGGCCGCCTCGCCCACCTTCTGGCGCGGCATCGGCATCGCCCTGGTGGCGCTGGTGTTCTGGACCGCCTTCGCGATCCTGAATGCGCGCTGGCTGCAGCGGCATCCGGAGGTCGGCGCCACGGACTGGGCCAACTGGCTGGGGCTGGCCACCGGCCTGGGCGGCGTGCTGCTCTGGCTCGTGGCGGGCAGCCCCCTGTCCGCCATCGCGGCGCAGCCCGGCATCGCCACCTTCGCGGCGGTGTGCGCGGCCATCGGTTTCGGATCGAGCTGGCTGGCCACCATCCTCTGGAACGTGGCGAGCCAGCGGCTGCCCGCCAGCCTCTGCGGCCAGCTGATCGTGAGCGAGACGCTCTTCGCCATCGTGTACTCCTTCGCGCTCGAGGGCCACTGGCCCGCGCCCCTGCAATGGGCCGCCTGCGCGCTTTTCACGCTGGGCATCCTGGCATCCATCAACGCCCACCGGTGAGCGGCGGCCGGTAGTAACCAGTTGCTCGGCAGTGCAAGAAGGAATTGCAGATTCCATTTTCATGCTACTGAAAAAATAGCATGAGGATGATTGAATTCGAGGGCTATCCGCTGATGGTGGCAAAGGTTGCAAATTCCACTCATCGGAAAATTTGATGGGCGCCATAGTTCCGGCCCTCTTGCTGCCGAGCTGTCCGCCCGCCGATGATTCGCTCCGTTTTTCACCAACCACGGAGTGGAGTCGTCCCCATGAAATTCCAGAGACTTGTGACCGCAGCCGTCGTGCTGCATGCGGCCATGGCACCGGCCGCGTTCGCGCAATCGGTGCTCACGCGCGACAACGGAGCGCCGGTCGGCGACAACCAGAACTCGCAGACGGCGGGCCCGAACGGACCCAGCCTGCTGCAGGACGTGCAGCTCATCCAGAAGCTCCAGCGCTTCGACCGCGAGCGCATCCCCGAGCGCGTGGTGCACGCGCGCGGCACGGGCGTGAAGGGTGAATTCACCGCGTCCGAAGACATCTCCGCGCTGACCAAGGCCAAGCTCTTCCGCCCCGGCGAGCGCACCCCGGTGTTCGTGCGCTTCTCGTCCGTGGTGCACGGCAACCATTCGCCCGAGACGCTGCGCGATCCGCGCGGCTTCGCCACCAAGTTCTACACGTCCGAAGGCAACTGGGACCTCGTGGGCAACAACTTCCCCACCTTCTTCATCCGCGACGCGATCAAGTTCCCCGACATGGTCCACGCGTTCAAGCCGGATCCGCGCAGCAACCTCGACGACGACTCGCGCCGCTTCGACTTCTTCTCGCACGTGCCGGAGGCCACGCGCACGCTCACGCTGCTCTACTCGAACGAGGGCACGCCCGCGGGCTACCGCTTCATGGACGGCAACAGCGTGCATGCCTACAAGTTCGTGAACGCCCAGGGCCAGGTGCACTACGTCAAGTTCCACTGGAAGAGCCTGCAGGGCCTGAAGAACCTCGACCCGAAACAGGTCGAGCAGGTCCAGGGCAAGGACTACAGCCACATGACGAACGACCTGGTGAATGCCATCCGCCAGGGCGACTTTCCCAGGTGGGACCTGTACATCCAGGTGCTCAAGCCCGAAGACCTCGGCAAGTTCGACTTCGATCCGCTGGACGCCACCAAGATCTGGCCCGGCATTCCCGAGCGCAAGATCGGCCAGATGGTCCTGAACAGGAACGTGGACAACTTCTTCCAGGAGACCGAACAGGTGGCGATGGCGCCGGCCAACATCGTGCCCGGCATCGAGCCGTCGGAAGACCGCCTGCTGCAGGGCCGCGTGTTCTCGTATGCGGACACCCAGCTCTACCGCGTCGGCACCAACGGTCTGTCCCTGCCCGTGAACCGGCCCCGCGTCGCGGTGAACAACGGCAACCAGGACGGCACCCTGAACACCGGCCACACCACCAGCGGCGTGAACTACGAGCCCAGCCGCCTGGAACCGCGCCCGCAGGATCCCACCGCGCGCTACAGCCAGCTGCCGCTCACGGGCACGACCCAGCAGGCGAAGATCGCGAAGGAGCAGAACTTCAAGCAGGCCGGTGACCTGTACCGCAGCTACGGCAAGAAGGAGCAGCAGGACCTGATCCAGAGCTTCGGCGAATCCCTCGCGGGCGCCGATGCGGAGAGCAAGCACATCATCCTGTCGTTCCTCTACAAGGCCGATCCCGAATACGGCACGGGCGTGGCCCGCGTGGCCAAGGGCGACCTGGCGCGCGTGAAGCAACTCGCCGCCGCGCTGCAGGACTGAGACCGCGGCGTTCCACGAAGCCGGCCGCACGCCACCGTGGTGGCGGCCGGCCCCTTGCGAAGGAGGACTCCATGCGCAGCCTTTGCCTTCCGGCCTGGTGCCTGGCCGCGGGTCTCGCGGCCTGTGCCCCGGCCCTGGCGGCCCCGGCCGCCCCCGAAGCTCCACCGCCCCGGGCGGTGGCCCCTGACGCTGCCGCCGCACCCCAGGATCCCGCCCGGCTGCAGGCGCAACTGCGGCAGTATCTTTTCGACGCCGCGCGCCAGGGGCGCTCGGACATGGTGGGCGAGTTCGTGGCGGCGGGCTACGACCTGAACGTGCGCGACGAGAAGGGGTACACGCCGCTCATCCTCGCCGCCTACCACGGCCACCGCGAGGTGGTCGAGCAATTGCTGAAGGCCGGTGCCGATCCCTGTGCGCAGGACCGGCGCGGCAACACCGCCCTGATGGGCGCCATCTTCAAGGGCGAAATGGCGATCGCCCGCCGCCTCGTGCAGACGGCCTGCGCGCCGGACCAGCGCAACAACGCGGGCCAGACGGCCGCGATGTACGCGGCGCTGTTCCAGCGCGCCGAACTGCTGCGGGACCTCGCCGCGAAGGGGGCGGACCTCGGCGCGCGGGATGCCCGGGGCAACGGCGTCGCCGAGCTGCAGCGCGGCGAGTTCGCCGCCACGCGCTGAGCCGCTCAGGCGGCCCGGGCGGCGGGGCCCACGGTGCGCAGCCGGTCGGCATTTGCCGCGAGCCAGCTTTGCGCCAGTTCCGCGGCCCCGGGCGCGGCATGCTCCCGGTCGGGGTGGAAGTCCCGGCGCAGGTAGCGCAGCAGCGCCGGCAGGCTCCGCCAGGCGACACCGTCGCGGCCCCAGAACATGCGCATCGCGCTCACCCACGTGCCCGGGCGCCACAGGCTGCCGTCGCTGCGCAGGTTCACGAGGGTCTGGCGCACCGAGTCCACCATGAACACCATGCCGACATAGAGGTACCAGCGCACCCGCCAGTCGTGGCGGCCGCCGAGGGCCTCGTAGAGCGCGAAGCCACGGCGCGGTGCTCTGTTTCCTCCGCCGCGTGCCAGCGCCAGATGGTCTGCATCCGCGGATCGGCGCCTTCCAGCCAGCGCGGGTAGCGCAGCGTGCCATCGGCCAGCAGGGCGGTGAAATGCTCGTAGGCGCAGGTGATGGCCAGCGCGTGCAGGGGATTGGCGGTGCGCTCGTGCAGCCGGGCGATGCGTGCGCGGGCCCGGTGCTGCCACTGGTTGTCCAGGCCCTGCCGCTCGAGTTCGGCGTTGTAGAGGCCGTGGATGTGGCGGTGCGTGGCCTCCTGTCCGACGAAGCCGCGCACCATGGAGCGCAGGGCGTCGTGGTCGGGGCGGCCGGGTTCGAGCCGGTCCGCCGCGGCACGCACCGAGTCGATGAAGAACTGCTCGCCCACCGGGAAGCTCATCGACAGCGCATTGAAGAACTGGGTGCGGAAGGCGTCCCCGCCGTGCCAGCGGCGCGGGAAGCCCTGCGCCAGGTCCACGGCGAGCTTGCGCACCGGCAGCACGGCGGTGCTGTGGAGTCCGGGGCGGGCGGAGGCGGAAGTGTGCATGGTCGATCCTTTCGGAAAAAACGCGCGGCCCGTGATCGTGGTTGCGGCGTCGCGCATTTCTGAGCATTATTCAGTTTTGAAACGCGTCCGCTACTCGCCTAGCGCTCACATTTTTTCCCATGGCCACGAAACGAACATCCCCCTCCGCAAGCCCCGTGGGCATGCGGCGCCAGCCCACCCAGGAGCGCGCGCGGCAGACCATCGAGGCCATTTTCGGAGCCACTGCTCAGATTGTGGAAAACGATGGCGACACCGCCTTGACCACCAACCGCATCGCCCAGGTGGCGGGGGTGTCCATCGGCACGCTCTACCAGTACTTCCCGTCCCGGGAATCCGTGCTGCTGGCGATGGTGGACCGCGAGCGCGAACGGGTGCAGCGCGAACTGCAGCAGATGCTGGACGACGCGCTGGCCCGGCAGCGGCCCGTGCGCGAGGTGCTGCAGGACATGGTCCGGCTGCTGGTATCGGCCTTCGGCACGGGCGGGCAGTCCCGCGTGCGGCGCGCCATGGTGCGCCTGGGCTGGCGCGTGGACCAGCATGACCGCTTCACCGCCGCGCTGCGCGAGGGCGCCGAGCGCAACGCCATGGCGCTGGCCCGGCTGGTGGAGGCCGGCGATGCCTCGGTGCGGCCGCCCACGCCGGCCATGATGTTCGTGGCCACCCGCGCGGTGATGGGGGCGATCCGCAGCGCATCGCTGGAGAATTCGCCGCTGCTCGGCCAGCCGGCTTTCGAGGACGAACTGGTGCGCATGCTCTGGGGGCTGCTGCGCGCAGGGGAGTGACCGGGGATCACCGCTGCTGCGGCAGGATGCGATCCCACGAGGAGCGCGGCATGCCTGCCTGCGGTCAGTTTGCCGAGGGGACGGTTGCCTGCTGCGGATAGAAGATCGGCTGGGCAGGGTCGCGATGCCAGCCGTATTCGGCGACCAGGGCCGCGGTTTCGGCTACCGCGCGGCCTGCGAGCCGGGACACGAGGTGCCAGGCCATGTCGGTGCCGGCGGAGACGCCGGCCGAGGTGACATGGTGGCCCGCATCCACCCAGCGCGATGTGTTGTCCCAAAGCACCCCGGGGCCGAAGCCGGCCACCCAGCCGAATGCCTGCTGGTTCGTGGTGGCCGGCTGTCCGTCCAGCAACCCCGCTTTGGCCAGCAGGGCCGCTCCGGTGCAGACGGAGGCGAGAACGGATACCCGGCCATCCATGGCGCGGAGCCAGTCCAGCAACTGCGCCAGTTCCTCCGTGCCGCCACCATCCAGCAGGTGGTTCACGCCCCGGCCTTCAGGCACCATCAGCAGGTCCGGCGGCTGCTCCAGCGCCTCGTCGCGGGACCGGTCCGGCACCACGCGTGGACCGTTGAAGCTTCGCACGGGAGCGGGCGTGCCGCCTGCTGCGGATCGGCATTCGTTGGAAATCAGCAGGATTTCGAAAGGGCACGGCCCTGGCGGCTGGCTGTAGCCGGTGCCGATGAAGCGGGCTATGGAGAACGCCTCGATGAAGCCCCAGACATCAAGCGGTTCGAAATCAGGAAACACCAGGATGCCGATGCGTTGCGTGCGTGGGAATTCGTCTGGGAAGTCATGGAGGTGGCCTGGGTGTGAGGGCGTAGGGGATGCGGTGCGGGTGTTGCCTTCCGGGGGCCACGGCACGCGCGGACGGAGGGTCACGGGTGGCGGACCGGCGCCAGAGCGGCGCTTCCCGCGCTGCCGGATCGAAGAGTGCCGAGAAATTGGCGAGGCGCTCCCGGTCGACCGGGCCGCTGATTTCCGAATAGATCTGGCGGATCACATCGGGCCCGACGAGACCGTCCGTGAGCGCATAGGGCCCCGTGAGCGCGTTGCGGTGCGGCATGGCGAACTGCAGGTTGCCCGCAAGCACTGCAGCCGCCCGCTCGTACATGTCCACGAAGCCGCGGCGCCACGGCAGGAAGACCCAGTCCCCGTGCGGGCAGTACTTGCATCGGGTCGTTTTTTCCCTGCATATCGGACCCGCGGCGATGGGCTCAATGCCGGTGGCCCGTGCTGGTGCCGCCGGCGCCGTCGGGCAGCGCCACGCGCACCAGCTGCATCATTCCCTGGTCTTCGTGGTCGAGGATGTGGCAATGCAGCACGTAGTCCCCGATGTAGCGCTGGTAGCGCGTCCGCACGATGACCGTGTACTTGCCCTTCGGATGCGTCTCGGTCGCACTGTTCTTGATCCAGAGCGTGTCCTTCCAGACGCCCTTGAGGCCTGGATACTGCGGATCGGCCGTGCCGTCGGAGGGATCGATGTCCCTGGCACCCGGCAGGGAGACGTCCTTGCCCTCTGGATCCATGATGCGGACCACCTGGAACGGGTTCACGTGGATATGGAAAGGGTGGCTCGCGAGGTCCGACTGGAGGGTCCATTCATCGACGCCGCCCAGGGTGAGCACGCGGTCGATGCGGCCGGGCTCGAATGGCTTGCCGTTCACCTGGAACTGGATCGGCTTCTGGTTCAGGTCGATGTTGAACGCCAGCAGCTGGGTGCCGGTGACTTCGCCATCCCCGATGGCGGGATGGG
Proteins encoded in this window:
- a CDS encoding TetR/AcrR family transcriptional regulator, giving the protein MATKRTSPSASPVGMRRQPTQERARQTIEAIFGATAQIVENDGDTALTTNRIAQVAGVSIGTLYQYFPSRESVLLAMVDRERERVQRELQQMLDDALARQRPVREVLQDMVRLLVSAFGTGGQSRVRRAMVRLGWRVDQHDRFTAALREGAERNAMALARLVEAGDASVRPPTPAMMFVATRAVMGAIRSASLENSPLLGQPAFEDELVRMLWGLLRAGE
- a CDS encoding SDR family oxidoreductase, giving the protein MAYTIDLSGRVALVTGASSGLGEQFARTLARAGAGVVLASRRMEKLKALRARIEGEGGDAHVVELDVTDHDSIKAAVAHAETEMGSIDILVNNSGVSTTQRIQDVTPDDFDFVFDTNVRGAFFVAQEVGKRMLARSRGAAPGSFTGGRIINIASMAGLKVLPQIGAYSMSKAAVVHMTRAMALEWGRFGINVNAICPGYIDTEINHHHWQTEQGRKLVDMLPRKRVGEPRDLDALIVMLASDQSHFVNGAVIAADDGFGA
- a CDS encoding DJ-1/PfpI family protein; the protein is MFPDFEPLDVWGFIEAFSIARFIGTGYSQPPGPCPFEILLISNECRSAAGGTPAPVRSFNGPRVVPDRSRDEALEQPPDLLMVPEGRGVNHLLDGGGTEELAQLLDWLRAMDGRVSVLASVCTGAALLAKAGLLDGQPATTNQQAFGWVAGFGPGVLWDNTSRWVDAGHHVTSAGVSAGTDMAWHLVSRLAGRAVAETAALVAEYGWHRDPAQPIFYPQQATVPSAN
- the katB gene encoding catalase KatB, with amino-acid sequence MKFQRLVTAAVVLHAAMAPAAFAQSVLTRDNGAPVGDNQNSQTAGPNGPSLLQDVQLIQKLQRFDRERIPERVVHARGTGVKGEFTASEDISALTKAKLFRPGERTPVFVRFSSVVHGNHSPETLRDPRGFATKFYTSEGNWDLVGNNFPTFFIRDAIKFPDMVHAFKPDPRSNLDDDSRRFDFFSHVPEATRTLTLLYSNEGTPAGYRFMDGNSVHAYKFVNAQGQVHYVKFHWKSLQGLKNLDPKQVEQVQGKDYSHMTNDLVNAIRQGDFPRWDLYIQVLKPEDLGKFDFDPLDATKIWPGIPERKIGQMVLNRNVDNFFQETEQVAMAPANIVPGIEPSEDRLLQGRVFSYADTQLYRVGTNGLSLPVNRPRVAVNNGNQDGTLNTGHTTSGVNYEPSRLEPRPQDPTARYSQLPLTGTTQQAKIAKEQNFKQAGDLYRSYGKKEQQDLIQSFGESLAGADAESKHIILSFLYKADPEYGTGVARVAKGDLARVKQLAAALQD
- a CDS encoding ankyrin repeat domain-containing protein; this encodes MRSLCLPAWCLAAGLAACAPALAAPAAPEAPPPRAVAPDAAAAPQDPARLQAQLRQYLFDAARQGRSDMVGEFVAAGYDLNVRDEKGYTPLILAAYHGHREVVEQLLKAGADPCAQDRRGNTALMGAIFKGEMAIARRLVQTACAPDQRNNAGQTAAMYAALFQRAELLRDLAAKGADLGARDARGNGVAELQRGEFAATR
- a CDS encoding tyrosinase family protein, translating into MEPIAAGPICREKTTRCKYCPHGDWVFLPWRRGFVDMYERAAAVLAGNLQFAMPHRNALTGPYALTDGLVGPDVIRQIYSEISGPVDRERLANFSALFDPAAREAPLWRRSATRDPPSARAVAPGRQHPHRIPYALTPRPPP
- a CDS encoding DMT family transporter, whose amino-acid sequence is MLAGILAGLAAGALWGLVFIAPRLASGFASVDLTAGRFVAYGAVAAGMVLWGAARRQAGQPRRLPTLRQAGAALWLSILGFTGYYLLLVLAIRDAGAPLPALIIGTIPVWVMVLGKPRGLRWGALAPGLLLTIAGIVLMAWAPHGGEAGQGAAASPTFWRGIGIALVALVFWTAFAILNARWLQRHPEVGATDWANWLGLATGLGGVLLWLVAGSPLSAIAAQPGIATFAAVCAAIGFGSSWLATILWNVASQRLPASLCGQLIVSETLFAIVYSFALEGHWPAPLQWAACALFTLGILASINAHR